One genomic window of Cololabis saira isolate AMF1-May2022 chromosome 3, fColSai1.1, whole genome shotgun sequence includes the following:
- the LOC133436320 gene encoding trypsin-2-like, which translates to MRSLVFVLLIGAAFALDDDKIVGGYECQPHSQPHQVSLNSGYHFCGGSLLTENWVVSAAHCYKSHLEVRLGEHHIRINENTEQYINSARVIRHPDYTSYNIDNDIMLIKLSSPAIYSDYVRPVALPTSCAPAGTMCLVSGWGNTMSSTADKNKLQCLDLPILSDSDCDNSYPGMITDAMFCAGYLEGGKDSCQGDSGGPLVCNGELQGVVSWGYGCAEKDHPGVYAKVCRFNEWLETTMYFFDPLL; encoded by the exons ATGAGGTCTCTGGTCTTTGTTCTGCTCATCGGAGCTGCTT TCGCCCTTGACGACGACAAAATCGTCGGAGGGTATGAGTGCCAACCCCACTCTCAGCCCCATCAGGTGTCCCTGAACTCTGGCTACCACTTCTGTGGCGGTTCTCTGCTCACCGAGAACTGGGTCGTGTCTGCTGCCCACTGCTACAAATC CCATTTGGAGGTGCGTCTGGGAGAGCACCACATCAGGATCAACGAGAACACCGAGCAGTACATCAACTCCGCCCGTGTCATCCGCCATCCCGACTACACCTCCTACAACATTGACAATGACATCATGCTGATCAAGCTGAGCTCCCCCGCCATCTACAGCGACTACGTGCGGCCTGTGGCTCTTCCCACCAGCTGTGCTCCCGCTGGCACCATGTGCTTAGTCTCCGGCTGGGGAAACACCATGAGCTCCA CTGCTGACAAGAACAAGCTGCAGTGTCTGGACCTCCCCATCCTGTCTGACAGCGACTGCGATAACTCCTACCCTGGAATGATCACCGACGCCATGTTCTGTGCTGGATACCTGGAGGGAGGCAAGGACTCTTGCCAG GGTGACTCTGGTGGCCCTCTTGTGTGTAATGGTGAGCTGCAGGGTGTTGTATCCTGGGGCTATGGATGCGCTGAGAAGGACCACCCTGGTGTCTACGCCAAG GTTTGCCGTTTCAACGAGTGGCTGGAGACCACCATGTATTTCTTCGATCCTTTGTTGTAA